GTTGCCTGCATATTTGCCCGTCAGCAGCCCTGCCCCCAACGCGGAATAGGCCAGAAGCGGGATGTCTTCGTTGACGGACAGTTCTGCCAGATCAAGATCGAACATCCGGCACAGCATCGAATATTCATTCTGAATGCTCGCCACGCGCGGCAGGCCCGCTTCTTCGGCCAGACGCACCCAAGTCGCAGTGCCCCATGCGGTTTCGTTCGACAGCGCGAAATGCCTGATCTTGCCTTCATCAATCAAAGTCTGCGCCATTTGCAGCACTTCGGTCATATGAGCAACTGTCTCAACTCGGTTCTGGTGCGACGGGTCAAACCCCCAGCCTTTGCGAAAGTGGTAGGACCCGCGATTGGGCCAGTGCAACTGGAAGATATCGATGCAATCACTTTGCATCCGCTTCAGCGATGCCTCGACCACGGTACGCAGGCGTGCGCCGCTGATCGCGGCCCCGTCCTGCACGGCGGCCGACCCTGCGCCGGTGATTTTCGTCGCCAGAATCGCATCAGCGGGTTTGCGGCTGGCCAGCCAGCGCC
Above is a window of Roseinatronobacter sp. S2 DNA encoding:
- a CDS encoding aldo/keto reductase; amino-acid sequence: MQKEQLGRTGMNVSVYCLGTMTFGNETDEADAHRQLDLAWERGINFLDAAEMYPVNPVAFETAGLTEEIVGRWLASRKPADAILATKITGAGSAAVQDGAAISGARLRTVVEASLKRMQSDCIDIFQLHWPNRGSYHFRKGWGFDPSHQNRVETVAHMTEVLQMAQTLIDEGKIRHFALSNETAWGTATWVRLAEEAGLPRVASIQNEYSMLCRMFDLDLAELSVNEDIPLLAYSALGAGLLTGKYAGNVTPENTRRARSPELGGRITPRVFEAVSGYLAIANETGLDPVHMAYQWTRTRPFQCIPIVGARNTAQLEHLLNGVDVTLDPQVRAAIDKVHRAIPLPF